Below is a window of Candidatus Neomarinimicrobiota bacterium DNA.
TCAGGCCGGCCGATGTGGATACGGGCATTCGTCTCATCCGCACGGACTTGGATGCCTTCCCCTCCATTCCCGCGGATATCGACCACGTGGTGGACATTTCCCGGGGCACTACGATCGCACAGGACGGTAACCGGATCCACACAGTGGAGCACATCCTGGCAGCAGCGAGCGGACTGGGCATCGACAACTTGCAGGTAGAACTGAGCGCTCAGGAGCCGCCCGTGATGGACGGCAGTGCAAAACCGTTTGTGGAGGCGCTGCTGGAGGCGGGCCTGTCGGAGCAGAGCGCCAGCCGGAAAACGTTGGTCATCGACCGGACGGTCTCCTACTCAGATCCCAGCAATAACATCGATATGCACGTCCTACCGTCCGACACGTTTCGCGTCACCTTCACCATGGACTACCACCATCTGGCCCGCCATGGGATTCAGTTCATGACCGTATTTAGCATGGCCGAAGATTTTGTGACGCGGATTGCCCCGGCCCGGACGTTCTGCCTATTCAGCGAAGTTGCGCAGCTCAGGGAGCAGGGCCTGGTCAAGGGGGGCAGTATGGAGAATGCCCTGGTCTTCGTGGACCGCCCCATCGAGAAGGATGAGGTGGAGCATCTGAAGAGCCTGTTCAATATTAAGGGGGAGCTGGCCCCAGGTGAAGACGGGCTGCTTAAAGGTCAAAAGCTGCGTTTTGAGAACGAGGCCGTGCGGCACAAGATTCTCGACCTGATTGGAGACCTGGCACTGTTGGGAATGCCCATTCAGGGGCACGTAGTGGCTACCCGTAGCGGGCATGCCTCCAACGTGGAGCTGGTGAAACGGCTGAAGCAGGTCTACGGCAAGCGGATGGAGCAAAATCGTCAGGACAGTGCCAGCGGAAAGGCCAAGTTTGACATTCGCAGTATCATGGCCGCCTTGCCACACCGTTACCCGTTCTTGCTGGTGGACCGGATACTGGACGTGGAGCCGGGCAAGCGGGTGCGGGCCGTCAAGAACGTGACCATGAACGAAGCCTTTTTCCAAGGGCACTTTCCTGGCCAACCGGTCATGCCAGGGGTGCTGATATTGGAGTCCATGGCCCAGGCGGCGGCCTTCCTTGCACTGAGTCCTGAAGCAGAGACGGGCCCACGGCTGATATACTTCACGGCCATCGACAAGGCCCGTTTCCGCCGCCGCGTGACGCCCGGCGATCAACTCATTCTGGAGCTGGAGCTGGTGCGTTCGCGCCTGAACACCTTCAAGGTGGTGGGCAAGGCTCTGGTCGATGGCGAGTTGGTCGCCGAGGCGGAAATGATGGCCATGCTAGTTGACCGTGAGGACTAGCCGTGTCAACTCAAATTCATCCCACCGCGGTGGTGGATGCTGCCGCACGGTTGGGCGCGGCAGTCAAAGTGGGCCCCTTTGCCGTTGTGGAGCGGGATGTGCAGATCGGTGACAGAACCGAGATCATGGCCCACGCCCAAGTCATGGAAGGCTCTACGCTGGGGGCCGATTGTCAGGTCCACTCAGGCACCGTCGTGGGTGGTCCGCCCCAGGATGTTGGCTATGCTGACCGTGGCCGGGGAGTCGTGATCGGGGACCGCACCATCCTGCGGGAGTGCGTGACCGTCAATCAAGGCACAGAGGAAGACGGCACCGTGGTGGGCGCCCACGTCTATTTTATGGCCTATAGCCATGTGGGCCACGACAGCCAGGTGGGCGACCACGTTGTCCTGGCCAACGGCGTCCAGCTGGGCGGCTTTGCCCAAGTTGGCGAATACGCTTCCATCGGAGGCATGACGCCGGTGCATCAGTTTTGCCGGGTGGGCGCGCACGCGTTTGTGGGGGGTGGCTACCGGGTGGTGCAGGATGTGCCGCCCTATATCCTGGCTACGGGCGAACCGCTGAGATATGCAGGGCTGAACGTGGTAGGCTTGCGGCGACGAGGCTTTGATTCCCAGTCGAGGGCGAGCATCAAGCGGGCCTACCGGTTGATCTACCGATCTGAGCAGAACTTGACCAACGCACTAACCACCATAAATTCCGAGCTGGGGGACGCGCCAGAAATTCAGGCGATCACCACTTTTATTGAGGAGGCCAGCCGTGGAATTATCTAGTGCGCGCTGCCGGACCATGTTGATTGTCTTCGCGCTAGGCGCTGGCCCGCTGGCCGCCTGTACACCAGCCGGCGCATTGGATCGCAAAGACTTTGTGTCAATCGCCAGGCAAGTCTCCATGGAGGCTACATTCGCCGCCCTGCCCAGGGGCGAGTTTGCGCCCGTAAGCTTCACCCTACAGCCGGTGATTTACCATCCTTATGGTCGTAGCGAAGACTTGCAGTTATTGCCTACGGTGCGACTGCAGTGGTGGATATCGCCCAATCTGGCGCTGTTGGGCGGTACGGGAGCAGTATGGGACGAAACCAATGTTGTACAACTGGCACAGGTGGGATTCCGCTATCTGCCGTCAGCACCCGCTCTGGGGGCCTTCACACCTGAGTTCATTTTTCTTCAGCAGCGCATTGACGGTCTGCCTGAGTACACCCTGAAGTGGAACCACTTCCAATGGGGATATGCCGTGCAAGGCCGGGCCTGGCAGGCCAGTGCTGCACTGGCCCTGCTGTATCAGCGTACATTCCCCAAGGCCTCGGCTGCTGTGACTTCCGACGTGGCAGGGTTGCTGCTGTCGGCCGGCTATAACCTGTTCCCCTGGGTCAATGTAATGGGTCGGCTGGTGTGGAGCCCGCAGGTTTTGTCCGGAGGGGCTCAAGTGAGCCTGGCCCTGTGATGCGGCGACTGAGCATCATCGGTTCCACGGGGTCTGTCGGGACGCAGGCGCTGGAGGTGGTTGCCAGCCTGCCGGGGGAGTTCCAAGTGGTGGCCCTCACGGCCCGGCGTAGCGCCGCCTTGCTCGCAGAGCAGGCTCGCGCTTTCAAGGTTAAGTCGGTGGCCATGGTCGATGAGGAGGCCGCCGGAGAGCTGCGCTCCATGCTGAGCGGAACTGGTATTGAGGTGGAGGTCGGCCGCGATGGGTTGTTGGCTGTTGCGGGCCGGGACGACGTGGACCTCTGCCTGAACGGGATGGTGGGTGGGGCCGGGATGGCACCCACTATTGCGGCGCTGGAGGCGGGGGTGAACGTGGCCCTGTCCAACAAGGAGAGCCTCGTCATGGCCGGCGAGTATATCTCCGAGCTGGTCGCCCGCAACGGATTGCAGCTCTCGCCGATAGATAGTGAGCACAGCGCCATTTGGCAGTGCCTGGTGGGTGAGGCCGACGACCAGATTGCGAGGCTCATTCTGACTGGCTCGGGAGGTCCCTTCCGGACTTTGCCAAAAGGTGAATTTTCCCATATTACCAAAGCACAGGCATTGCAGCATCCGAACTGGGACATGGGACCCAAGATTACGATTGACTCGGCGACGATGATGAACAAGGGCCTGGAAGTGATCGAGGCGCGCTGGCTGTTTGACCTGGGGCCCGACCAGGTGGATATTGTGATCCACCCGCAGTCCATCATCCACAGCATGGTAGAGTTCGTGGATGGGTCGGTGAAGGCCCAACTGGGCGTCCCGGACATGAAGATACCCATTCAGTATGCCCTGACCTACCCGGACCACAAACCGTCCAAGTGGCCACGTCTCGATCTGACGGAGTTGGGCAGCCTGACCTTTGAGCCCCCCGATCTGGAGAAGTTTCCCTGTATTGGGCTGGCGTACGCTGCCCTCAGGCAGGGTGGGTCCGCCCCGGCGGTGCTCAACATGGCCAATGATCTGGCAGTGCAGGCCTTTCTGGATGATCGCGTAGCCTTCACCGCCATCCCGATCATTCTTGAGGGGGCGATCGCCAGCCACCCGTTCATGGAGCGGCCTGACCTGGAGGCTCTGGACGAGCTCGAGGGATGGACCCGGCAGTATGTCAAAGGCACTGCTAGCATGGCCGTCTCGTAAATGACGTCAGCGTGTCGCCCAATGGCTGGCGGCAGGACCAAGTTTAGCCGTATCTTCGTGGAAGGATTTGCACCACGAGTAAGCTGCGTCACCTGGCTGAGGCGCACGTGAAAGGTCTGTCATGTCAACTGTTCTGATCTATGTGCTGGCCCTTGTTTTCATCCTGATTGTGCTCATCAGCTCGCACGAGCTGGGGCATTACCTGGCGGCCCGCTCCATCGGTGTGCGTGTAGAGCGGTTCTACCTGGGCTTTAACGTTTTCGGCCTGGGCATCAAGAAAAAAATCGGGCACACGGAATATGGCCTGGGCATACTTCCCCTGGGTGGCTATGTAAAAGTGGCCGGGGTGCTGGATGAAAGTATGGACAGCGAACTAACCGGCGAGCCTTGGGAACTGCAGTCCAAGAGCACCTTACAAAAGGTATGGTTCATGTCTGCCGGTGTCCTGGCGAACCTGCTTCTGGCGGGCCTGGTCTTTTTTGCCCTGAGCTATTTCCACGGCCTAGCCACTTCGTCCCCTGCGGTGGGCGCCCTCACTCCCGATTACCCTGCCGAGGCGTTAGGGCTCCAGCTGGGGGACAAGATTATCGCCGTAGACGGTGAGGCTGTAAACTCCTGGGAAGACCTCACAGCCAGCATCCATGTCAAGCCTAACCAGGACGTGGAAATTACCTGGGAGCGGGATGACGAGGTCTCGCGGACAGTGATCAAGACCCGGCCAACAGTTGTGGGCATATTGCCGGGGGATGAGATCACCTCCATCAATGGGAAGCCCGCCGCCACCTGGGACGAACTGCGCGCACTCATACTCGTCGATACGGACGAGCGCATCGATGTGGTTTGGGAACGGGAGGGCGAAGCCATGCAGACCGCCATTTCCGTAGATCCTGAGCAGGCAGCATCCGACTCACCCATCAAGGTTGTGGGCATGATTGGCATTGGCCCTCAGGTGGACCCGCTGGTTTCACTGCTCCATAGCCGGGTAGCCGATCGCAGGGACGCGGAATTTGGCGAGGCGCTGGTCAGCGGGGTAGTGCTCACCTGGCACTGGTTTACCCTCACCTTCCGCTCACTAAGGATGATCGTGACCCAGGAAGCGAAGTTCAGCGAGCTGGGTGGGCCCATCCTTATTGCCCAGTTGGCGGGTCAGTCGGCCCAGATCGGCTTTCCCTACCTGTTGGGGCTGCTGGCCATCATCAGCGTCAACCTGGCATTCATCAACGTTCTGCCCATCCCGGCCCTGGATGGAGGGCACATTGCTATCACCCTGATTGAGGCGGGTCTGCGGCGGCCGCTGTCGCTACGCACCCGTATGGTCATCCAGCAGGTGGGCATGATGCTCCTGCTAACCTTTATTGTGGTGGTATTCTACAACGACATCATGCGACTGGTACGGTGAGCCGATCCAATACGGGTCATTGCAGGGCCGCCTAGTTCACCTCCCGCAGCTTCAGCACCAGCGTACCGAAACCCATCTTCTGCTCCATGCGCACCGGCGTGTGGGACTCATCGGCGGACAGCCAGAGGTGCAGGAGGCCGCCCACCTTGGTGAGTGGTCGTTCATCCAGCGCCGCAGGCTTTAAGACCAAACACTGGAATTCTCCTGCCGGGACGCGCACAGTCTCCAGTCCCACCACTTCAATACCGATATGCTGCAACCGGCGGCCGTTGAAGATCGACAGACGGATCTCATCACCAACCGCCAGCGGCAAGCCGCGCAAGTGATAGATGGCTCCCACCGGATCGAAGACAGGGCCCCGGGCCGCCAGCGTATCCCGGCGAGTGACAATCGTGCCCCGTTGCGGGTCCACAATGGTTGTGTCCTGCCGTCTGTAGCGACCCTCCTGAATATCCCGTTCCATACGTCTGAGCGACAGGGATTGGGGGTCCAGCCAGACTTCGGTGCGGTCGCGAATTCGGTAGAGGCGATCAAACAACGGCAGGGTCTCGGTGCGAAAGACGATGTGCAGCGGAGCATCGCCCTGCACCCGGGGGGAGAGCTCCATTGTGCTGGTACCGACCGTGAACAGGCGGAACCCGGCTGTGTAGACCAGCCGTTCGGCAGAGGGGAAGGGGTACGTCTGACCGCCGGCTGAAGCCAACAGCATCATCACGATCACACTGGCTCGAATCATCGCCCTACCAGGCGCCGTATTTTCCATTTCCGCACCAAGTTGAGCGGCTTTCGATGCAGCTTCATGTGCAGGCCCTGATCGAGAACCCGATCCACCGTCTCCAGCACCCGCCGGGATGACTGGCCGTCTGTGTAGGGGTGCACTTCGTTAAGATAGGCCTGTCGCTGGGCCATAAACTCAGCGGGCTGGTCCAGTGACCGGTGGAGGGCGCCAGCCAGCTCCCCCGGCCGCGAAATATCGAGGCCCTTGTCCAGCCTAGCTGTGGCTCGGTAGGTGACCAGAGGCCGGTTCAGCAGCAGAAACTCGTAGGCCACCGAGGACGTATCGGTCACCAACAGGTCGGCTGCCTGCATGTAGGGCAATATGCTGAGACCGTCCACAACTTGCAGATAGTCGCCGGCGAGATCGCGGTAAGCTTGCTGAAGCGCCGCGTCCATGAGGGGGTGGAACTTGATGAGCCATCGATACGGTCCTGCGGTCAACTCACGGATGGCCGGCCATAATGCCGGAGCTGACGTATACTTGGGCGGAAAGGTGGGAGCGTAGAGCACCACAGGATCCTCGTGATTCAGGCCCAGTTCCTGGCGGGCCGCCGCGATGTCTCGTGAACTAGCCAGGGGATCAAGCTTCGGCCAACCGGTCTCCTCCACAAGGAAATAGCGATGCGTGGCCGCCAAAACATGAAACCGGCGGGTGCTGACAGGTCCGGGTGTACAGTACAGGTCGAACAGCCCCGCCAGACGATAAAACCCCTGCACCTCATCGTCCAGTCCGTGAAAGACCTGCACCTTCAGCCCTGGCCAGAAATGGGGTACGGCATTCCCTGGCACCAGCACGGCGTCCGGATTGTAGGCCTCCACTTCCCCGGTGGTGGCGAGGACCCTTCCCGGCACGGGGTAACGCTCGGCCAGGCTGGCCGTAAACCAGGCCACTTCACCGAAGCCGTGCTCCTGGATACAAGCTTGCAGCGGCTCAAGGACGGCAAACGAGTAGGGCTTCGTGACGAACAGGAGGTAGCGTCGGCTCACGCCAGCCTGGCCTCAATGGTGGCGGCCACCCGCTGCGCGGCTTGACCATCAATAGGGCCCAAGAGCAGCTTGCGGCCGGCCTGGCGTCTGTCTGCCAGTTCATCGGGGCGTCCGAGGGCTGCTTCAACCGCAACGGCAACCTCCCCAGCGGTGGGGGCGTGATGGGCAAAATCCAGTTTGCCGAGCAGCTCGCTGTCCAGGCGCTGGCGCAGGTAGCGGCCACGGCGCCAGCGGTGGTGCAGCCTCAAGTGGAGTTCGTCGCAGACGACGATGGGCCGGTCCAAGGCGGTGAATTCAATGATGGTGGACGAGGTTTCGGAGATAAGCACATCTGCCCAGTTAAAGGCCGGGAGAATGGAATATTCTGTCAGCGGCAGCAGGGTGACGTTGGGGCATCGGCGGACCAAGTCCTGCAGCAGGACGCGCTGATAGCGGTAAAACGGATTGGTATAGGTAAATTGATGCGGCTTGATGACCACCTGCCAGTGGGGCGGCCAGTTAGGGATCAGAGGGCCCAGAAGCTCCAGCGAGCCGGGGTAAAAGGTGGGAGCATAGAGCAGCTTCGGTCCCGGTCCGGTCGGCAAAGTGTCGTCCGCTGGCGGCGATTCCCCGAAGAGCGGGTCCAGCTTGGCAAAGCCCACGGCGAAGATCTCTACCCCCGGGGCGGCGGCCAGGCAGCGACGGCGATGGTAGTCGGTCTCCACAAAGCGTAGGTCGATTCGGGGGTGTGAATCTGTGTAGTAAACCGTTTTGAGTCCGATGCTGTGGAACAGCAACACAACCAGTGCCTCCGATCCTGCCAGGCCTTCCGCATCGCCGGCAGCTCCGACAGCCAGCACGTCAGCCTTCCGGGCACCGGCGATGGTGTCGGCGGGGGGCAGTAGCTGCCACCCGCCCGACGAAACGGCCGCGGTGAGAATAGCCTCCTCTTCTGGCGTGACCTTATCCGAATAGCCGAATGTGACCTGATGCCGTCGTCCCAGGGCTTCGGCGACAGGGATAAACTGGGGCAGGTAGTAGAGGTGCCGGGCATAGAATAGGACGTTCATCTGGCCGCTCGATGGGCCGCCCAGCCAATGACACCGGGATACCCCTGTGGAGGGGGATCCCCTTCCCTGAGATGCTCGCTAGCCAGCGGAGGGCCCTCGCCGCTAGGGCTTCGGTGTCTTCGCCTGGGTAATGGCGTGATCGTCTGCGAGGTGATCCCAGTCCTGTCTGGGCGTGCGCCAATTATTATAGCGGTAGGTGAGAAAGTCATCGTATTTCTCGGGAATCCAGTACATCTTGCCGTCGAATTCCGTCTGGGTAAGCTGGTCACAGAAGTGGGCGGGGACGCGTTCCTGGACTGCTTTGAGGAGACCACCTCCCGACCAGCAAAAGTTATCCCCGCTACGGTGCTTGATGAAAATGTTCAGCCGCACCGGTCCGGCAAGCTATCCCCGGATAGGCTGAATTGCCGTCAGGCACTGTACTGAGTCTCGTGCAGTTTCCGGTAACGCCCATGCTGGGCCAGCAATTCCTGGTGGCTACCCGATTCCACAACCCGGCCTTCTTCCAGGGTGAGAATCCGGTCGGCGTTCTGGATTGTGGAGAGGCGGTGGGCGATGACGATCACCGTGCGGTCGTGAACCAGTTCAACAATGGCCTCCCGCACATGCTTTTCCGACTTGGAGTCCAGAGCGGAGGTGGCTTCGTCAAGGATAAGAATGGGTGGATTTTTCAGCAGGGCGCGGGCGATGGCCAGGCGCTGTCGCTGACCGCCCGAGAGTTGGACCCCCTGCTCACCAATCACTGTGTCCATGCCCTGGGGCATCTCGCGGATGAACTCCCACGCATGGGCCGCCTTGGCTGCCGCGATAAGTTCATCCTCAGATGCGGCCAAATCGCCGTAGAGGATATTGTCACCCACAGAGGTGTTAAACAGCAACGTTTCCTGGGTTACCACTCCGATGAGATTCCGGAGAGAACTGATACGCAAGTCCCGAACATCATGACCGTCGATGGTTACACGGCCACTGGAAGTGTCGTAAAAGCGGGCGATGAGGTCCACAAAGGTGGATTTCCCGGAGCCGCTGACGCCCACCAGCGCCACCATTTGCCCTTTTCTGATCTCGCAGTTGATATCGTAAAGTGCCGGCCTTCCTCCCCCTTCATAAGTGAAGGTGACATTCTCCATTCTGATGGCATCGCGAAATTGAGGGAGACTAATGGCGTCGGGCCTCTCGACTATGTCGGGGTGCACGTCCAGCAAATTGAAAATGCGTTCCGCGGATGCCAGCCCCACCTGAATGCTGGCGTGGACATTCCCCAGGTTCTTGATGGGCTGAAGCATGGCGAACAGGAAGATGAGGTAGCTCATGAACTCTTCCGGCCCGACGCCGCGACCCAGCAATACCTGTTGGCCCCCAACCCACAGGATGACAACGGCAATAGATACCCCGATTAATTCATTGACGGGTGTACTGAGATGCTTAAGACTGAAGCGCCGGAAGACCAGTTGATAATAGCGGCGGTTGGCGCCCCGAAACTTGCGCACCTCGTCCTGTTCCATCCCGAAGGCCTTGACGATGCGCATACTTCGCATGGTCTCCTGCAAAATAGTCATGACACCAGCAACCTGCCGGGTTGAGCGTCGGGCCCGTCGCCTGAGGCTGGTCCCCAGGCGGTTAGTAATCAGGCCTGCCAGAGGGATGAGGGGGATGGCCAGCAAGGAGAGCTCCCAACTAATGATGAACAGCATGGTCAAGAAAACCGCGATATTGAAGGGTTCCACGGCTATTATTTGCAGGCTGACGGTAGCGGCCCGGCGCACCGCAGTGACGTCGTTGAGCACAATGGATGATATTTCAGCGGTGTTCTGGCGGTCGAAGTAGGACAGGGACAGGGTCTGCAGGTGGCTGAATAAGTCGTCGCGCAGGTCCCGAATCATTCGGTTTTCCATGACACCTGCGGCCATGTTCTTCAGATAAAGGAAGATGTTTTTGGCCAGGAAGACCGCCAGCAGAATCCAACACAGGCGGGCCAGTGTTTTTAAAGGGGTGGACTGTTGAATGAGGGTAGCGGTCCAGGCCTTGAGGGTGTCGTGAATGCTATCGGCGGCAGGCACCGCAACGGGATTGACGGGAATGCTCTCGGGGCTCACCAGGACGGAATTGACGAGGGAGGCTATCATCCACAGCGAAAGCCCATTCAGGGCTACGTAGGTAACCGACAGCAGCAGGGCCACCACGATGAGCTGCCAGTAGCGGGTAACATATTTTAGTAGGCGCTGGTAGGTTCGCATGACGGTCTAGAGCCTGCCGTCGCCCGGGCGCAGGACGGTCCACGGGGTGGTGGTCACATCGATCACGGTACTCCCCTGCGATGGCTTCAGCGTGCCCGCATCCACCAGCAGGTTTATGCGCTCGCCAAATTGGTCAAGAATCTCATCGGGGTGCCGGAGGGGTGTCCGGCCCGCTCGGTTGACGCTGGAGGATGTTACCACGCCCGCCTCCAGCTCAAAGGCGCGCCGCAGGAAAGGATGGTCATCCAGGCGAAAGCCTACCATGCCGCCCCGGCCCATGAGAGCTGCGGGAAAAGCTGCCGCAGGGGCGGGATTAAGGATGACAGTGTACGGTCCCGGGACCATGTGGACTAATTTGCCAGCAACTGGCTGAGAAACCAACGCATAATGCTGCAGCTGCTCCATGCTGCCAACCAGCACGCTGAAGGGACCTTGGCGGCCCTTGATGGCCTGCAATCGTTTGATAGCCAATGCATTGAAGACGTCTGCGCCCAGACCGTAGAGTGTGCCAGTAGGGTAAACGACCAGGCCCCCCGAGCGGATGGTGCTCCAGAAGGCGGCGGGCGTGGCAGCATCATCGGCAGCAAGACGCACGACCATGGTGCTAGGATGGTCCCTCCGGTGGGGCCGTCTTCCACATGCGGTGGAACCAGAAATACTGCTCCGGGTGCTGTAGTATCGCTGCTTCCAGAGCGTCCATATACCTCTGGGTGAGGATCTGAATGGCCGTCTCCCGGTTTTTGGGGAGACCTGCAGTACTGATGGGGGTAAAGTTCAGGCGATAGCGGCCATCGCGCTGCAACAGGCAGGTGTACATGAGCATGGGAGCGCCGGTGCGCAGGGCAAATGTTGCGGCCCCGCGATGGCGCGAGGAGGGCTGGCCGAGGAAGGTCACCCAGATCCCACGCGACCGGGCATCCTGATCGCCGGCCAATCCCAGGAAGCGGCCCGCGCGCAGGGCGTTAATCATCGTGCGGGCGGAGGCCGATTTTGGCAATTCGGTGACCCCGCTGGCACGCCTCACCGATTCCAAGTAGGCCCCGCCCGGACCCCGCTGGGGGACGACCACGATGGAGAGGGGGTAGCCGTGCTGGCGGATGGCAAGGGGTGCTATTTCCCAATTACCGAGGTGTCCGCCCACGAGAAGTCCCCCACGTTTCTGCCGGTTGGCTGCCCCGATATGGGTGTGGTTGAAGTCGAGCACGGCGTCCAGTGCTGGCCCTGTGAGGTGGGGCATACGCAGAAAATCCAAAAATATGGCCCCAAAGTGGAGATAGCTGCGGAACAATATCGACCGGCGCTGGCGCCGGGAGCGGCCAGGCAGGGCGCGGGCCAGGTTGTTCCAGG
It encodes the following:
- a CDS encoding site-2 protease family protein, whose amino-acid sequence is MSTVLIYVLALVFILIVLISSHELGHYLAARSIGVRVERFYLGFNVFGLGIKKKIGHTEYGLGILPLGGYVKVAGVLDESMDSELTGEPWELQSKSTLQKVWFMSAGVLANLLLAGLVFFALSYFHGLATSSPAVGALTPDYPAEALGLQLGDKIIAVDGEAVNSWEDLTASIHVKPNQDVEITWERDDEVSRTVIKTRPTVVGILPGDEITSINGKPAATWDELRALILVDTDERIDVVWEREGEAMQTAISVDPEQAASDSPIKVVGMIGIGPQVDPLVSLLHSRVADRRDAEFGEALVSGVVLTWHWFTLTFRSLRMIVTQEAKFSELGGPILIAQLAGQSAQIGFPYLLGLLAIISVNLAFINVLPIPALDGGHIAITLIEAGLRRPLSLRTRMVIQQVGMMLLLTFIVVVFYNDIMRLVR
- a CDS encoding bifunctional UDP-3-O-[3-hydroxymyristoyl] N-acetylglucosamine deacetylase/3-hydroxyacyl-ACP dehydratase yields the protein RPADVDTGIRLIRTDLDAFPSIPADIDHVVDISRGTTIAQDGNRIHTVEHILAAASGLGIDNLQVELSAQEPPVMDGSAKPFVEALLEAGLSEQSASRKTLVIDRTVSYSDPSNNIDMHVLPSDTFRVTFTMDYHHLARHGIQFMTVFSMAEDFVTRIAPARTFCLFSEVAQLREQGLVKGGSMENALVFVDRPIEKDEVEHLKSLFNIKGELAPGEDGLLKGQKLRFENEAVRHKILDLIGDLALLGMPIQGHVVATRSGHASNVELVKRLKQVYGKRMEQNRQDSASGKAKFDIRSIMAALPHRYPFLLVDRILDVEPGKRVRAVKNVTMNEAFFQGHFPGQPVMPGVLILESMAQAAAFLALSPEAETGPRLIYFTAIDKARFRRRVTPGDQLILELELVRSRLNTFKVVGKALVDGELVAEAEMMAMLVDRED
- a CDS encoding threonylcarbamoyl-AMP synthase, whose protein sequence is MVVRLAADDAATPAAFWSTIRSGGLVVYPTGTLYGLGADVFNALAIKRLQAIKGRQGPFSVLVGSMEQLQHYALVSQPVAGKLVHMVPGPYTVILNPAPAAAFPAALMGRGGMVGFRLDDHPFLRRAFELEAGVVTSSSVNRAGRTPLRHPDEILDQFGERINLLVDAGTLKPSQGSTVIDVTTTPWTVLRPGDGRL
- a CDS encoding lysophospholipid acyltransferase family protein, which encodes MINRTLGALAWLLNRLPRPVILAAGQVLGGFLYLGMPYRKGVAWNNLARALPGRSRRQRRSILFRSYLHFGAIFLDFLRMPHLTGPALDAVLDFNHTHIGAANRQKRGGLLVGGHLGNWEIAPLAIRQHGYPLSIVVVPQRGPGGAYLESVRRASGVTELPKSASARTMINALRAGRFLGLAGDQDARSRGIWVTFLGQPSSRHRGAATFALRTGAPMLMYTCLLQRDGRYRLNFTPISTAGLPKNRETAIQILTQRYMDALEAAILQHPEQYFWFHRMWKTAPPEGPS
- a CDS encoding 1-deoxy-D-xylulose-5-phosphate reductoisomerase, whose product is MRRLSIIGSTGSVGTQALEVVASLPGEFQVVALTARRSAALLAEQARAFKVKSVAMVDEEAAGELRSMLSGTGIEVEVGRDGLLAVAGRDDVDLCLNGMVGGAGMAPTIAALEAGVNVALSNKESLVMAGEYISELVARNGLQLSPIDSEHSAIWQCLVGEADDQIARLILTGSGGPFRTLPKGEFSHITKAQALQHPNWDMGPKITIDSATMMNKGLEVIEARWLFDLGPDQVDIVIHPQSIIHSMVEFVDGSVKAQLGVPDMKIPIQYALTYPDHKPSKWPRLDLTELGSLTFEPPDLEKFPCIGLAYAALRQGGSAPAVLNMANDLAVQAFLDDRVAFTAIPIILEGAIASHPFMERPDLEALDELEGWTRQYVKGTASMAVS
- a CDS encoding ABC transporter ATP-binding protein; amino-acid sequence: MRTYQRLLKYVTRYWQLIVVALLLSVTYVALNGLSLWMIASLVNSVLVSPESIPVNPVAVPAADSIHDTLKAWTATLIQQSTPLKTLARLCWILLAVFLAKNIFLYLKNMAAGVMENRMIRDLRDDLFSHLQTLSLSYFDRQNTAEISSIVLNDVTAVRRAATVSLQIIAVEPFNIAVFLTMLFIISWELSLLAIPLIPLAGLITNRLGTSLRRRARRSTRQVAGVMTILQETMRSMRIVKAFGMEQDEVRKFRGANRRYYQLVFRRFSLKHLSTPVNELIGVSIAVVILWVGGQQVLLGRGVGPEEFMSYLIFLFAMLQPIKNLGNVHASIQVGLASAERIFNLLDVHPDIVERPDAISLPQFRDAIRMENVTFTYEGGGRPALYDINCEIRKGQMVALVGVSGSGKSTFVDLIARFYDTSSGRVTIDGHDVRDLRISSLRNLIGVVTQETLLFNTSVGDNILYGDLAASEDELIAAAKAAHAWEFIREMPQGMDTVIGEQGVQLSGGQRQRLAIARALLKNPPILILDEATSALDSKSEKHVREAIVELVHDRTVIVIAHRLSTIQNADRILTLEEGRVVESGSHQELLAQHGRYRKLHETQYSA
- a CDS encoding CDP-glycerol glycerophosphotransferase family protein: MSRRYLLFVTKPYSFAVLEPLQACIQEHGFGEVAWFTASLAERYPVPGRVLATTGEVEAYNPDAVLVPGNAVPHFWPGLKVQVFHGLDDEVQGFYRLAGLFDLYCTPGPVSTRRFHVLAATHRYFLVEETGWPKLDPLASSRDIAAARQELGLNHEDPVVLYAPTFPPKYTSAPALWPAIRELTAGPYRWLIKFHPLMDAALQQAYRDLAGDYLQVVDGLSILPYMQAADLLVTDTSSVAYEFLLLNRPLVTYRATARLDKGLDISRPGELAGALHRSLDQPAEFMAQRQAYLNEVHPYTDGQSSRRVLETVDRVLDQGLHMKLHRKPLNLVRKWKIRRLVGR
- the lpxA gene encoding acyl-ACP--UDP-N-acetylglucosamine O-acyltransferase, producing MSTQIHPTAVVDAAARLGAAVKVGPFAVVERDVQIGDRTEIMAHAQVMEGSTLGADCQVHSGTVVGGPPQDVGYADRGRGVVIGDRTILRECVTVNQGTEEDGTVVGAHVYFMAYSHVGHDSQVGDHVVLANGVQLGGFAQVGEYASIGGMTPVHQFCRVGAHAFVGGGYRVVQDVPPYILATGEPLRYAGLNVVGLRRRGFDSQSRASIKRAYRLIYRSEQNLTNALTTINSELGDAPEIQAITTFIEEASRGII
- a CDS encoding DUF3108 domain-containing protein, which encodes MIRASVIVMMLLASAGGQTYPFPSAERLVYTAGFRLFTVGTSTMELSPRVQGDAPLHIVFRTETLPLFDRLYRIRDRTEVWLDPQSLSLRRMERDIQEGRYRRQDTTIVDPQRGTIVTRRDTLAARGPVFDPVGAIYHLRGLPLAVGDEIRLSIFNGRRLQHIGIEVVGLETVRVPAGEFQCLVLKPAALDERPLTKVGGLLHLWLSADESHTPVRMEQKMGFGTLVLKLREVN